The genomic stretch TGCTCGGAAAACTTTTTTCCAGACATTTCACGGCATCCCGGAGACACCCCAAGTCAGAAGCCTCCCTGGAAGCCATCATCCAAGGAAAAGATGAGTCTCTACGGGCGTACATAGAAAGATTTAACAAAGAAGTCGTACAAGTATCCACCACTGCCCATATGAAGAAATTCTTGCTCGAGCGCGGCCTCCGACCACGCTCAGACTTCGCTAAAGCCGTCGGAATCGAAACACCGGCCAATCTTGACGAGTTCTTCCTCAAAGCTCAGGCATACATACAATATGAGGAAAAAGAGGCCGCTCATGCGGTACGCAATTCCATACAAGAAGAAACCAGCAAGAATGGTCGCCAAGTCCCGTCGGGGGACAGACAAGAAGAAGGACGACAAGGGTCGGGATCCCAAGGACTACAAAGCCCCAGCCGGGAAATTCCGAGAATACACCCCGCTCAACGCCTCAAGGGAACGCATCTTAAACGAATGCGCAAACGCCGAATTTCAGACGGGCAAGGTCCGCTTCCCTAAAACCATGCCCGCGCGACCAAACGTGGATAAATCGAAATTCTG from Vicia villosa cultivar HV-30 ecotype Madison, WI linkage group LG4, Vvil1.0, whole genome shotgun sequence encodes the following:
- the LOC131597613 gene encoding uncharacterized protein LOC131597613, whose protein sequence is MTWYKSLPDESITSWKVLGKLFSRHFTASRRHPKSEASLEAIIQGKDESLRAYIERFNKEVVQVSTTAHMKKFLLERGLRPRSDFAKAVGIETPANLDEFFLKAQAYIQYEEKEAAHAVRNSIQEETSKNGRQVPSGDRQEEGRQGSGSQGLQSPSREIPRIHPAQRLKGTHLKRMRKRRISDGQGPLP